Proteins co-encoded in one Paracrocinitomix mangrovi genomic window:
- a CDS encoding lycopene cyclase domain-containing protein: protein MTYLYLILMLGTLFFPLILSFDKKVAYFKSWKWSFLSSILIAIPYVLWDEYFTIEGIWGFNPKYLSGIYLGHLPLEEVLFFVVVPFACTFIYECVKYYVQVKGIRSFNRFFAVLFLIYSIFLYVQNMQGFYTFSSVGIGILVLFIFLRKNERFLFLPLSFLITLIPFLLVNGVLTGAMIEGEIVWYNPLEFSDLRIWTIPMEDVIYSWGLLASNMMLFQWFKDKSVSSKV from the coding sequence ATGACCTATCTCTATCTGATTTTAATGCTCGGAACTTTGTTTTTTCCATTGATACTAAGTTTCGATAAAAAAGTAGCCTACTTTAAAAGTTGGAAGTGGTCTTTCTTGTCTTCTATTCTGATAGCAATTCCATATGTTTTGTGGGATGAGTATTTTACTATTGAAGGTATTTGGGGATTCAATCCAAAGTATTTAAGTGGTATTTATTTGGGGCATTTACCCTTGGAGGAAGTTTTGTTTTTTGTAGTAGTTCCATTTGCTTGCACCTTCATTTATGAATGTGTCAAATATTATGTTCAGGTAAAAGGGATAAGGTCCTTCAATCGATTTTTTGCTGTTCTTTTTCTTATCTATTCTATCTTTTTGTACGTCCAAAACATGCAAGGATTTTATACCTTTTCATCTGTTGGTATTGGAATTTTAGTCTTATTTATCTTCCTACGAAAAAATGAGCGCTTTCTATTCTTACCCTTATCATTTCTCATAACCTTAATCCCTTTTTTATTGGTGAATGGAGTCTTAACAGGCGCTATGATTGAAGGTGAAATTGTTTGGTATAATCCTCTTGAGTTTTCAGATTTAAGAATTTGGACCATTCCTATGGAAGACGTTATTTACTCTTGGGGACTGTTGGCATCTAATATGATGCTTTTTCAATGGTTCAAAGATAAATCTGTCAGTTCAAAAGTTT
- a CDS encoding sterol desaturase family protein: MLTALTTILAFGAMEFMAWFTHKYVMHGFLWKVHEDHHQPKPGPFEKNDLFFLIYAIPSWLCIMLGAMNQNWPVVGVGAGIALYGLTYFLVHDVLIHRRFKWFDNTNNAYFKAIRKAHKVHHKNRFKEEGSCFGMLIVPKKYFKEQKIK, from the coding sequence ATGTTAACAGCTTTAACTACAATATTAGCTTTTGGTGCAATGGAATTCATGGCCTGGTTTACTCATAAGTATGTCATGCATGGTTTTTTATGGAAAGTTCATGAAGATCATCATCAACCAAAGCCGGGACCGTTTGAGAAAAATGACCTGTTCTTTCTAATTTATGCTATCCCAAGTTGGTTGTGCATTATGTTAGGAGCAATGAATCAAAATTGGCCGGTTGTGGGGGTAGGAGCAGGAATTGCTTTGTACGGATTAACATATTTCTTGGTACATGATGTGTTAATTCACAGAAGATTTAAATGGTTTGATAATACAAACAATGCCTACTTCAAGGCAATCAGAAAGGCTCATAAAGTACACCATAAAAACAGGTTCAAAGAAGAAGGGAGTTGCTTTGGGATGTTAATTGTGCCCAAAAAATATTTTAAAGAGCAGAAAATTAAATGA